In Oryza brachyantha chromosome 1, ObraRS2, whole genome shotgun sequence, the following are encoded in one genomic region:
- the LOC102701207 gene encoding putative pentatricopeptide repeat-containing protein At2g01510 has protein sequence MVKMGFDVPTYRLNFALCSLISSGHLHRARAMFDQMPQKDIFSLNRLLSAYSRSGDLSATQNLFLSSPHRNVATWTIMMSAHAAVGTSSDALSLFRAMLGEGVTPDRVALSTLLNIPGCAVPSLHPFAIKLGLHTDVFICNTLLDAYCKHGLLSAARRVFLKMPDKDSVTYNAMIMGCSKEGLHAQALQLFSDMRCAGLTTTHFTFSSILAVAAGMDHLLLGHQFHALVVRSTSMLNVFVNNSLLDFYSKCGCLGDMRRLFDEMPVRDNVSYNVAIAAYAWNQCATTVLWLFRDMQKLGFDRQILPYATMLSLAGSLPHVQIGKQIHAQLLLLGLASQDILGNALIDMYSKCGMIDAAKSNFSNKSEKSAISWTAMITGYVQNGLHEEALQLFSDMRRAGLRPDRATFSSIIKASSSLTMIGLGRQLHSYLIRSGHKSSIFSGSALVDMYAKCGSLDEALRTFDEMPERNSISWNAVISAYAQYGQAKNAITMFEGMLHCGLNPDPVTFLSILAACSHNGLADECMKYFRLMKHHYSISPWKEHYSCVIDMLGRVGCFFEVQKMLVDMPFKDDPIIWTSILHSCRIHGNKDLARVAADKLFIMEPTDATPYVIMSNIYAKAGQWEDAAHVKKIMRDRGLRKDSGVSWVEIKQKIYSFSSNDLTSPVIDEIKGELERLYKEMDKQGYKPNTSCVLHLVDDELKLESLKYHSERLAIAFALINTPPGAPIRIMKNLTACLDCHAVIKMISKIVNRDIIVRDSRRFHHFKDGVCSCGDYW, from the coding sequence ATGGTCAAGATGGGCTTCGACGTCCCCACCTACCGACTCAACTTCGCCCTCTGCTCCCTCATTTCCTCCGGCCACCTCCACCGCGCTCGCGCCATGTTCGACCAAATGCCCCAAAAGGACATCTTCTCCCTCAaccgcctcctctccgcctATTCCAGGTCCGGCGATCTCTCCGCCACTCAGaatctcttcctctcctcccctcatCGCAACGTCGCCACATGGACTATCATGATGAGCGCGCATGCTGCCGTCGGCACAAGCTCCGATGCCTTGTCGCTCTTCCGTGCCATGCTCGGGGAGGGCGTCACTCCCGACCGCGTCGCCCTCTCCACCCTTCTTAACATTCCCGGCTGCGCTGTCCCGTCGCTCCATCCCTTTGCCATCAAGCTCGGCCTCCACACCGATGTTTTCATCTGCAACACGCTGCTGGACGCCTACTGCAAGCACGGCCTCCTTTCTGCAGCCCGGAGAGTATTTCTCAAGATGCCGGACAAGGACTCTGTCACGTACAACGCCATGATTATGGGCTGCTCCAAGGAGGGGCTGCACGCCCAGGCACTCCAGCTATTTTCTGATATGCGTTGTGCCGGTCTTACCACCACCCACTTCACCTTCTCCAGCATTCTCGCAGTGGCAGCAGGTATGGATCATCTCCTCCTTGGGCATCAATTTCACGCTCTCGTGGTTAGATCCACATCAATGCTCAACGTCTTTGTTAACAACTCGTTGCTTGATTTCTACTCCAAATGTGGTTGCCTTGGCGACATGAGGAGATTGTTTGATGAGATGCCAGTGCGGGACAATGTCTCCTATAATGTGGCTATTGCAGCCTATGCTTGGAACCAGTGCGCCACCACGGTGCTGTGGCTGTTCAGGGACATGCAGAAGCTGGGTTTTGACAGGCAGATATTGCCTTATGCTACTATGCTAAGTTTAGCTGGTTCTCTTCCTCACGTGCAGATCGGGAAGCAAATACATGCTCAGTTGCTCCTTCTGGGCCTTGCTTCTCAGGATATTTTGGGCAATGCCCTGATTGATATGTACTCAAAATGTGGCATGATCGATGCTGCAAAGAGTAACTTCTCtaacaaaagtgaaaaatctGCCATTTCATGGACTGCAATGATCACTGGGTATGTGCAGAATGGACTGCATGAAGAAGCACTGCAGTTATTCTCTGACATGAGAAGAGCTGGTCTAAGGCCTGACAGGGCAACGTTTTCAAGCATAATCAAGGCTTCCTCAAGCCTCACAATGATTGGGCTAGGAAGGCAATTGCATTCGTACCTCATAAGGTCAGGCCATAAGTCCAGCATATTCTCCGGGAGTGCGCTTGTTGACATGTATGCAAAGTGTGGCTCTTTGGACGAGGCACTACGAACATTTGATGAGATGCCTGAGAGGAATTCCATCTCATGGAATGCTGTTATTTCAGCCTACGCTCAATATGGACAGGCAAAGAATGCCATTACGATGTTTGAAGGCATGCTTCATTGTGGTCTTAATCCAGATCCAGTCACCTTCTTGAGTATACTAGCCGCATGCAGTCACAATGGTCTTGCAGATGAATGCATGAAGTACTTTCGCCTGATGAAACACCACTATAGCATATCACCCTGGAAGGAACACTATTCTTGTGTTATAGATATGTTGGGTCGAGTAGGATGTTTTTTTGAAGTTCAGAAAATGTTGGTTGACATGCCATTCAAGGATGATCCAATAATATGGACCTCCATTCTTCACTCATGTCGGATTCATGGAAACAAGGATTTAGCTAGAGTGGCAGCTGATAAACTGTTCATTATGGAACCGACAGATGCAACGCCCTATGTTATAATGTCCAACATATATGCCAAAGCTGGTCAGTGGGAAGATGCTGCACATGTGAAGAAGATTATGCGAGACAGAGGACTTAGGAAAGATTCAGGTGTCAGTTGGGTTGAAATCAAGCAAAAGATATATAGCTTTTCTTCAAATGACCTAACCAGCCCAGTGATTGATGAGATTAAAGGTGAGCTAGAGAGATTGTACAAAGAGATGGACAAACAAGGCTATAAGCCCAACACGAGCTGTGTCTTGCATCTGGTTGATGACGAGTTAAAGCTGGAGTCGTTAAAATACCACAGTGAGAGATTGGCCATTGCATTTGCTCTGATTAACACCCCACCTGGGGCACCAATCAGGATCATGAAGAATCTGACTGCCTGCCTAGACTGCCATGCTGTCATCAAGATGATATCAAAGATTGTTAACAGAGATATTATTGTAAGAGACTCACGCAGGTTCCACCATTTCAAGGATGGGGTTTGCTCCTGTGGAGACTACTGGTAG
- the LOC102701760 gene encoding probable bifunctional methylthioribulose-1-phosphate dehydratase/enolase-phosphatase E1 encodes MQMQMQATSIFSSSRAWTSWRHSVPPFGDGNNKHGRPGRRRAARAMAASELPDLSPIRRVVLDIEGTTTPISFVADVLFPYARDNVRSHLAATYGSSEETRADVALLRAQVEEDLAQGVDGAVPIPADGEGVAVVVEALAVNVEAMIRADRKVTALKQLQGRIWRRGFHSGELRSEVYDDAAEALRRWRAKAYIYSSGSREAQRLIFANTAAHGDIRDHLCGFFDTTIGPKREVSSYYEIWQTLGTDRPSQILFLTDVYQEATAAKAAGLEVLISIRPGNAPLPDNHGFPTITSFAQISI; translated from the exons atgcaaatgcaaatgcaGGCTACCAGCATTTTCAGCAGCAGCCGGGCCTGGACGTCGTGGCGCCATTCTGTCCCACCATTCGGCGACGGAAATAACAAGCATGGCCGCCCCGGACGACGCCGAGCAGCGAGGGCCATGGCCGCATCCGAGCTTCCTGACCTGAGCCCAATA CGACGCGTGGTGCTGGACATCGAGGGCACAACGACGCCCATCTCGTTCGTGGCGGACGTGCTCTTTCCCTACGCCCGCGACAATGTCCGCAGTCACCTCGCCGCCACTTACGGCAGCAGCGAGGAGACGCGCGCAGACGTGGCCCTGCTGCGCGCGCAGGTGGAGGAGGACCTCGCGCAGGGGGTCGACGGCGCCGTCCCGATCCCGGCGGATGGGGAAGGAGTAgccgtggtggtggaggcCCTTGCGGTCAACGTGGAGGCCATGATCCGCGCGGACAGGAAGGTGACGGCGCTGAAGCAGCTGCAGGGGCGCATCTGGCGGCGCGGCTTCCACAGCGGCGAGCTGCGGAGCGAGGTgtacgacgacgcggcggaggcgctgcggcggtggcgtgccAAGGCCTACATCTACTCCAGCGGCAGCCGGGAGGCCCAGCGCCTCATCTTCGCCAACACCGCTGCACACGGCGATATCCGCGACCACCTCTGCGGATTCTTCGATACCACAATAGG GCCCAAGCGCGAGGTTAGCAGCTACTACGAGATCTGGCAGACGCTGGGCACAGACCGCCCCTCCCAGATCCTCTTCTTGACAGACGTCTACCAAGAAGCCACTGCTGCAAAGGCTGCAG GTCTTGAGGTGCTAATATCTATCAGACCTGGAAACGCACCGCTCCCTGATAATCATGGCTTTCCCACAATCACATCATTCGCTCAAATCTCCATCTGA
- the LOC102701482 gene encoding snurportin-1: MAPPPPNRPYKRPAISDQQRRRELALQAQSARRADAQARARSLANSLLSPSSAETPPERDHEPTVADVATAASKLRGSDARRWFARQIMLPEWMADAPPHLATDWHVFARPAGKRCLVVSCNGITISRLRNGSILHRFPSALPNGSKRDISGPASSYSILDCIFHEPDETYYIIDMISWRGYSLYNCTAEFRFFWVNSKLTETTAGDPPSTYHRYRFSAVPIYECTLEGLQAAYSGSTPYVKDGLLFYNKHAHYQAGITPLALVWKDEACSQYVIDTDSKGQVPNEQHVVLELQEDGKLTTSDDPPVVFGSLDNEFIQKSNLRPGNLLRFAVRDERVKLVDGKMEISELQFVGKPNRARAFADSHSKALFQYAARHAPLRIEDLVASIQSNNMELESTDVEMQG, translated from the exons atggcgccgccgcctccgaaTCGACCCTACAAGCGCCCCGCCATCTCCGaccagcagcgccgccgcgagctcGCCCTCCAGGCCCAGTCTgctcgccgcgccgacgcCCAGGCACGCGCTCGCAGCCTCGCcaactccctcctctccccgtcctCTGCCGAGACACCACCGGAGCGCGATCATGAGCccaccgtcgccgacgtcgccacGGCCGCTTCCAAGCTTCGCGGCTCCGACGCTCGCCGCTGGTTCGCCCGACAGATCATGCTCCCGGAGTGGATGGCCGACGCCCCTCCCCACCTCGCCACCGACTG GCATGTTTTCGCCAGACCTGCCGGGAAACGGTGCTTGGTCGTCTCCTGCAATGGCATCACTATTAGCAGGCTCCGAAACGGATCAATTCTTCACCGATTCCCTTCTGCTCTTCCGAATGGATCAAAGAGAGATATCTCTGGCCCAGCAAGTTCCTACTCCATCCTTGATTGCATCTTTCATGAG CCTGATGAAACATATTATATCATTGATATGATCTCTTGGCGAGGCTATTCCTTGTACAACTGTACTGCTGAGTTTAGGTTCTTTTGGGTAAACTCTAAGCTCACGGAGACTACTGCCGGTGATCCTCCATCAACATACCATCGCTACAGATTCAGTGCTGTCCCTATATATGAGTGCACACTTGAGGGTCTTCAAGCAGCATACTCAGGAAGCACACCATATGTTAAAGATGGCTTGCTGTTTTACAACAA GCACGCACATTATCAAGCTGGCATCACACCCCTTGCACTGGTCTGGAAAGATGAGGCTTGTAGTCAATATGTTATTGACACAGATAGCAAGGGACAAGTCCCAAATGAGCAGCAC GTTGTGCTCGAGCTGCAAGAGGATGGAAAGCTCACTACTTCTGATGATCCTCCAGTTGTGTTTGGTAGCTTGGACAATGAATTCATTCAGAAG TCAAATCTTCGGCCAGGGAATCTTCTTCGCTTTGCTGTCAGAGATGAAAGAGTGAAACTTGTGGATGGGAAGATGGAGATTAGTGAGCTGCAGTTTGTTGGAAAGCCCAACCGTGCTCGTGCTTTTGCTGACAGCCACTCGAAA GCTTTGTTTCAGTATGCTGCTAGGCATGCTCCTCTGAGAATTGAAGATCTTGTTGCCTCTATTCAGTCAAACAATATGGAGCTTGAATCTACAGATGTCGAAATGCAAGGTTGA